The genomic region CCTGCTGCGGTCGACCGGGGCCGACGCCTTCGCCGAGCGCGCGGGGCTCGGCGCGATCGTCGGCGCGAGCGGGATCTCGGGACTCGCCGGCGCGGTGGTCCGGGCGCTGCTCCTCATCCCGGTCGTCATCGCGGCCCTGAACGCCCTCGCGCTCGACGCCGTGACCACGCCGGCGAGCCAGATGCTGTCCCGCATCCTCGAGGCACTGCCGGCCATCGCCGCCGCCGCGCTCGTCCTCGGCGTCGCGTTCGTGGTCGGACGGATGCTCTCCGACCTGGTCCAACGCGCGGCGAGTGCCGCCGGCGCCGATCGGCTGCCGATGCTCCTCGGCCTGACGCGCGAGCCCGTGACCGGCGCCGGCGCCCCGTCGGCCGTCATCGGTCTGCTGGCCATGGCGGCCGTGATGCTCTTCGGGCTCATCGAAGCCGCCGGTCTCGTGGGCTTCACCGAGCTGGCGGCGCTCGTCTCGGCGTTCGTGGTGCGCGCCGGCGCCATCGTGCTCGGCGTCGTCGTGTTCGCCGTGGGTCTCTACCTGGCCAACCTGGCGGCGGAGAGCCTGGCGGCCAGCCGGATCGAGCACGCGCCGCTGCTGGCGACGCTCGCCCGCGGCGGCATCATCCTCTTCGCCGGCTCGATGGCGCTCAGGGCGACGGGCCTGGCCAACGAGATCGTGGACCTCGCCTTCGGCGTGACGTTCGGCGCGGTCGCGGTGGCCGCGGCCCTGGCGTTCGGCCTGGGCTCGCGTGAGACCGCGGGTCGGCTCGTGGAGGACTGGACGCGCCAGCTCCAGCGCCGCCAGCCCTGACGAGCCGCCGCGCGCCGCATCGGGGTTTCCCCGGTGCGGCCGCCGGCGCCCCTGGATGGCCGGCGACGACCGCGCCGGTCAGGATCGGGTTGGCTCCTGGCCCGCCGCCGCGGGACCGCCACGATCGTCGGGCCGCCGTGCCACCGCCGGGAGCGGAGAGGAGGGTGCCATGCGAGTCGAAGAGCTGATGACGGCGCCCGTCGAGACCGTCCCGCCGTCGGTGTCCGCCGACGAGGCGTGGACGCGCATGCGCGCTGGGGGCATCCGTCATCTGGTCGTCGTCGACCGTGGACGCGTGGCCGGGGTCGTGTCGAGCACCGATCTCGGCGGCCGCCGCGGTGCCATGGCGCGCAAGGACCGCACCGTCGGCGATCTCATGACGGCACCCGCCGTCAGCGTGGAGCCGGCGGCGTCGGTCCGGCGCGCCGCCAACCTGATGCGGGGCCGTACCATCGGGTGCCTGGTCGTCGCCGACGCCGATCGTCCGGTCGGCATCGTCACGACGGCGGACCTGCTGGATCTCATCGGACGCGGGACCGAGCGTCCCGTCGTCGCGACCCGCCGCTGGACGCTCAAGCACCGGGCGCCGCACACGAAGCGCCACACGTCGGCCGGCGTCTGGTAGCGGCGTTCGGGCTCGAGGCGCGGCAGAGCGCGCTGGCGCCGCCCAGCGGCTCACGGCGGCGTCCACTCGATCGGGGGGTAGAGGACGGAGTGTGAGAGGCCCGGGTGACGATCGCCGTAGCGTCGTGGCACGTCCTGCGTCCAGTTGCTGGGCATGGTCAGGCACGCGGCCAGGAGGGCCGCGAACGCCAGGCGCTGCGCGGGCCACGGCGCCTGATCGTCCACCGCCTGTCGGATGGGCGCCGCGGTCCGCGCCGGCAGCCGCCCCAGCCGGCGCAGGCGCGAGCGCACGAGCAGCGCGGCGCCCAGCGCGGCCATGGCCAGGTTGAGCGTCTGCCCGGTGCCGAGCGCCAGGCGATAGGTCGGGTAGTCGCGGAGCAGGTCGATGAGGATGCGGGGCGCCGCGTACCAGAACACGAAGCGCGCGGCCACGGCGCCCGGCACGTGCGGCCCGGTTCGCACCCGCCACAGGTACGCGGCGAGGAGCAGGTTCTTGACCCCGTCGTACAGCACCACCGGGTGCCGGAATCCGTCGGCGTACGGGAACTGCACCGCCCACCACACATCGGTCACGCGGCCCACGATCTGGCCGTCGATGAAGTTGCCCAGGCGGCCCGTGCCCATCAGGATCGCCCCGGGCACGACGAGCGCGTCGGCCAGCGGGAGAAACGGCACCCTCCAGCGCCAGGCGAACACCGCCGCGGCGATGGCGCTCCCGCCGAGCAGCCCGTGCGTGGCCATCCCGCCCAGCCAGAAGACCGGCAGGTAGCCGGGGTGCGCCGAATAGAACGGCCACTCGTCGAACAGCACCTGGACGAGCCGTCCACCCGCCAGGGTGGCGGTCGCCATCACGATCGACAACGCCCAGACGTCGCGGCGCGTCAGCCCGAGCGAGGCACGGCGGCGCATCACGTAGCGGTGCAGGGTGAGGAAGCCGGCGGCGAAGCCCGCGCCGTACCACCACAGGTGCACGCCCGCCACGGTGCCGATGACCGGATCGATGCGATGGACGAACCCGTGCGCCATGCCGCTGCTCCGCCGGCGGGCGTACTTCGTTCCGTGTCAGTCCACGAGCGGCGTCGCGTGGAGGGCGGCGCGCGACCAGGGCACGGGCGCGTCGCTTCGCGCGAAGGCCACCTGGAACAGCTCCACGGACCCGGCCCGGAACGACGCCTCCGACCCGGCGAGATAGAGGCGCCACGCGCGCACGAACCGCGCGTCGAACCGCCGCTCGATGTCCCCGGCCGCGGCCTCGAAGCGCTCGCGCCAGGCGGCGAGCGTCCTGGCATAGTGCGGCCGCAGGTTCTCCACGTCGGTGACCGTGAAGCCGTGCGGCTCGAGGACCCGGCCCGACACCTCCGACAGCGTCGGCGGATACGCTCCCGGGAAGATCCGCCGCCGGATCCACGCGTTCAGGGGCGCGGCGTGGCTCCTGCCGATGAAGTGCAGGAGTCCCCGGCCGCCGGGCGCCAGGACCCGCTGCATCAGGGCGCCCAGCGTGTCGTAGTGATCGAGGCCCACGTGCTCCAGCATCCCGATCGACACGAAGACGTCGTACGTGCCCTCGATCGTGCGGTAGTCGTCCTGCACGAACTCGACACGATCGGCGAGCCCGTCGCGCGTCGACCGCTCGCGCGCGTACGCCACCTGCTCGCCCGACAGGTTGTAGGCGCGCACGCGCACCCCGTGGCGGGCGGCCATGTACCGGGCCAGCGCGCCCCATCCGCATCCGGCCTCCACCACGCGATCGCCAGGCCGAAGCGCCAGCTTCCGGCACACGAGCTCCATCTTCGCGCGTTGCGCCTCCTCCAGCGTCTGCGTGGGGCGGTCGTAGTAGGCGCAGGTATAGAGCATCCCGTCGTCGAGCCAGCGGCGGTAGAAGTCGTTGCCGAGGTCGTAGTGATGGTGCACGTTGGCCCACGATCGCCGTGCCGACGGCGCCGACCCGCGCCGCCAGCGCCGGGCCGGCCGTGCGGCTGGCGCGCGGTGAGCGCGGAGCCCCTCGTACAGGACCGTGAGCGCGTCGCCGAGGTCGTCGGCGTCGACCTCCAGCGTGCCCCGCATGTAGCCCTCGCCGAAGTACAGGTCCGGGTGGACGCTCACGCCGGCCAGCGTCGTGCGATCGCGGATGGTGATGGTGGCCGTGGGTTCGGCCGCGCCGCTCCACGCGCCGTCCCACAGGACGAAGCGAATCGGCGCGGGCGCGACCTGGCGGTACAGCTGCCGCACGAGCCAGCGATCGACAGCCGTGGACGCGGTGGAGGCATGGTGCCAGTGGAGGACGGCGTCGGTGAGACTCATGAATCGCCTCCGCGCCCGCGGCGCCCCCCAGGCGGCGCGGGAGTGTCCCGGGAGTCTCGACCGCCGCGCGGCCGGACGCCGGGTGCGCGGCCGGCTGGCGCCGACGGCGCGGTGGCATGGCGTTCGCCAGGGATGTCCGCGTGACCAGCGTGGATGTCGCCGTCATCGGCGGTGGGCCCGCGGGCTCGACGTGCGCCCGTGCGCTGGTGTCGGCGGGCTTCGAGGTGGTCGTCATCGACCAGGCGTCGTTCCCGCGCGACAAGGTGTGCGCCGGTTGGATCACGCCCGAGGTGGTCGACCGGCTCCAGCTCGACCTCGGCGACTACCGCCGCGAGTGCGTGCTCGAGCCGTTCACGGCGTTCCGCGTCGGCCTCGTCGGTCGTCCGACCATCGCCGTGGCCTACGGGCGCCCCGTGAGCTACGGCATCCGGCGCGAGGAGTTCGACGCCTACCTGCTGCGCCGATCGGGCGCGCTCGTGGCGCCGCCCCTGCGCGTGACCCGCGTCGAGCGGCGCGGCGGCTGGTGGTGCATCGAGGGCGAATGGCAGGCGCGCCTGCTGGTCGGCGCGGGCGGCCATCGCTGCCCGGTGGCGCGCGCGCTGAATCCCACCCTGGCCCGCGAGCACGCCGTGGTCGCGCAGCGCGCCGAGCGGCGGGTCGCCGTGCCCCTCCTGACGCCGGGGACTCCAGAGCTGTACTTTTCCGACGATCTCCATGGCTACGGCTGGCTCGTGCCCAAGGGCTCCTGGGTGAACGTCGGCTTCGGCCGCGACGAGCCGGCCCACCTGCCCGCCCACGTGCGACGCTTCGCCGCCGGTCTCGTCAGCGCCGGCCGTCTCGACGCCGGCACGGCCGACGGCTGGCACGGGCATGCGTACCTCCTGGCGAGCACGTCGTCGCGGCGCGTCGTCGGCGACCACGTGCTGCTGGCGGGCGACGCCGCGGGCCTGGCGTCGGCCGGCAGCGGCGAAGGGATCTACGCGGCGGTCGTGTCGGGCCTGCTCGCGGCGGAAGCCATCCACCGCCTCGTGCGCTCGGGCGATCCGCTGGCCCTGGCCGGCTACGCCGAGCGCCTCGCGGCCGATCTCGACTGGAGGCGTCCGGCCAGCGCGACGGCCGGCTGGCTGCCCGCCTCGTGGCGCTCGGCGGCGGCCGGCGCGTGCTTCAGATCGCGCGCCTTCGTTCGCCACGTGCTCGATACGACATTCCTCCATGGCCACCAGCCGTAGCGTGGCACGCGCGCCGGGCCGCGTCGTTCCGGTCCGGCAGCACCCGCCATCGGGGGTTCCCCCATGGCGGGATTGCCGCCCGGGCCGGCGCGGCCGCCGGTATGATGGGCGCTGTGAGCCGCGGCGGCGCGGGCCACGCGTCCCGACGCCGTCCACGACAGCAACGCCGGCTCATGCACGACCCGGCCGTCGGCCAGGCGCGATGGCCATCGCTGTTGCGACGGAGCGGAGCATGCCAGCGTCCACGAGTGGT from Vicinamibacterales bacterium harbors:
- a CDS encoding mechanosensitive ion channel codes for the protein MLARTLDVVGSFLPNLLGALAILIVGWIVALAIAGLVRAILKRTSVDNRLATFVTGRDSFAGMSVERATAKVGFYVAMLFVLVAFFQALGLTMVSDPLNAFLLRLGAFAPQLLGALLLTGVALLTATVVSTVVRRGLSGIGVDRWLAEPDQAPGMSAGFARAMYWLVLLLFLPGILGALALDGMLDPVRAMTGEMLAFLPNLIGAGLVLLVGWFAAALVARIVTNLLRSTGADAFAERAGLGAIVGASGISGLAGAVVRALLLIPVVIAALNALALDAVTTPASQMLSRILEALPAIAAAALVLGVAFVVGRMLSDLVQRAASAAGADRLPMLLGLTREPVTGAGAPSAVIGLLAMAAVMLFGLIEAAGLVGFTELAALVSAFVVRAGAIVLGVVVFAVGLYLANLAAESLAASRIEHAPLLATLARGGIILFAGSMALRATGLANEIVDLAFGVTFGAVAVAAALAFGLGSRETAGRLVEDWTRQLQRRQP
- a CDS encoding CBS domain-containing protein, which codes for MRVEELMTAPVETVPPSVSADEAWTRMRAGGIRHLVVVDRGRVAGVVSSTDLGGRRGAMARKDRTVGDLMTAPAVSVEPAASVRRAANLMRGRTIGCLVVADADRPVGIVTTADLLDLIGRGTERPVVATRRWTLKHRAPHTKRHTSAGVW
- a CDS encoding prolipoprotein diacylglyceryl transferase, translating into MAHGFVHRIDPVIGTVAGVHLWWYGAGFAAGFLTLHRYVMRRRASLGLTRRDVWALSIVMATATLAGGRLVQVLFDEWPFYSAHPGYLPVFWLGGMATHGLLGGSAIAAAVFAWRWRVPFLPLADALVVPGAILMGTGRLGNFIDGQIVGRVTDVWWAVQFPYADGFRHPVVLYDGVKNLLLAAYLWRVRTGPHVPGAVAARFVFWYAAPRILIDLLRDYPTYRLALGTGQTLNLAMAALGAALLVRSRLRRLGRLPARTAAPIRQAVDDQAPWPAQRLAFAALLAACLTMPSNWTQDVPRRYGDRHPGLSHSVLYPPIEWTPP
- a CDS encoding cyclopropane-fatty-acyl-phospholipid synthase family protein, encoding MSLTDAVLHWHHASTASTAVDRWLVRQLYRQVAPAPIRFVLWDGAWSGAAEPTATITIRDRTTLAGVSVHPDLYFGEGYMRGTLEVDADDLGDALTVLYEGLRAHRAPAARPARRWRRGSAPSARRSWANVHHHYDLGNDFYRRWLDDGMLYTCAYYDRPTQTLEEAQRAKMELVCRKLALRPGDRVVEAGCGWGALARYMAARHGVRVRAYNLSGEQVAYARERSTRDGLADRVEFVQDDYRTIEGTYDVFVSIGMLEHVGLDHYDTLGALMQRVLAPGGRGLLHFIGRSHAAPLNAWIRRRIFPGAYPPTLSEVSGRVLEPHGFTVTDVENLRPHYARTLAAWRERFEAAAGDIERRFDARFVRAWRLYLAGSEASFRAGSVELFQVAFARSDAPVPWSRAALHATPLVD
- a CDS encoding NAD(P)/FAD-dependent oxidoreductase produces the protein MTSVDVAVIGGGPAGSTCARALVSAGFEVVVIDQASFPRDKVCAGWITPEVVDRLQLDLGDYRRECVLEPFTAFRVGLVGRPTIAVAYGRPVSYGIRREEFDAYLLRRSGALVAPPLRVTRVERRGGWWCIEGEWQARLLVGAGGHRCPVARALNPTLAREHAVVAQRAERRVAVPLLTPGTPELYFSDDLHGYGWLVPKGSWVNVGFGRDEPAHLPAHVRRFAAGLVSAGRLDAGTADGWHGHAYLLASTSSRRVVGDHVLLAGDAAGLASAGSGEGIYAAVVSGLLAAEAIHRLVRSGDPLALAGYAERLAADLDWRRPASATAGWLPASWRSAAAGACFRSRAFVRHVLDTTFLHGHQP